A genomic region of Streptomyces sp. R33 contains the following coding sequences:
- a CDS encoding pilus assembly protein TadG-related protein, with the protein MIARRLGDRGQAFPIYIVAIAGLLFAALAFVAVGMAGATRSNAQGAADAAALAAAREARDNVFLGLDLLDLKPADWEKIVDGDLLKGAGACAKAVDFAALNDATAECEPATPKFTVNVSTKGTVGDSVVPGTSDRQGKATATALIEPRCSLSSAPTPAPTPTPAPTSTPSPSPSPGAGNVVFKCRGKTLTLDPAKPGPLSQLARALFGVRLVD; encoded by the coding sequence GTGATCGCGCGTCGACTTGGTGACCGAGGGCAGGCCTTCCCCATCTACATCGTGGCGATTGCCGGTCTGCTCTTCGCCGCGTTGGCGTTCGTCGCGGTCGGGATGGCCGGCGCGACGCGCAGCAATGCCCAGGGGGCAGCAGATGCGGCGGCACTGGCAGCTGCGCGCGAAGCCAGGGACAACGTATTCCTGGGCCTCGACCTGCTTGATCTCAAACCTGCCGACTGGGAGAAAATCGTCGACGGCGATCTCCTCAAGGGGGCCGGTGCCTGCGCCAAGGCGGTCGACTTCGCCGCCTTGAACGATGCCACCGCAGAGTGCGAACCGGCCACCCCCAAGTTCACCGTCAACGTCTCCACCAAGGGCACCGTTGGGGACTCGGTCGTGCCAGGGACCAGCGACAGACAGGGGAAGGCCACAGCCACAGCTCTGATCGAGCCGCGTTGCTCCCTGAGCTCGGCTCCAACCCCCGCCCCAACACCCACACCCGCACCCACGTCGACACCGAGCCCTTCGCCGTCACCGGGAGCGGGGAATGTCGTCTTCAAGTGCCGTGGGAAGACCCTTACGTTGGATCCCGCGAAACCCGGCCCGTTGTCCCAGCTGGCGAGGGCACTTTTCGGCGTACGACTGGTCGACTGA
- a CDS encoding response regulator, with product MPLRVLIADDNPVVRAGLASLLATAGDMEVVAQAADGREALGLTRRHAPDVILLDVRMPGVDGISALPHLVQLAPVLMLTYSQESEIVREALLLGAGGYLVHGEFTPEDLVRAVRDVREGRAHFTTTAASALLADLRTSSQPQRSVARSPERVRNSVLFGLSSREVEIMDLIASGMSNQQIAATCFISEKTVKNHINRIFAKLQSTSRSEAIARWLGTARPGVSGHG from the coding sequence ATGCCGCTCCGCGTCCTGATCGCCGACGACAACCCGGTGGTACGGGCGGGGCTGGCGTCCCTCCTGGCGACGGCCGGGGACATGGAGGTCGTGGCCCAGGCGGCAGACGGCCGCGAGGCCCTCGGCCTCACCCGCCGGCACGCCCCGGATGTGATCCTGCTGGACGTCCGCATGCCGGGCGTCGACGGCATCTCGGCGCTGCCGCACCTCGTACAGCTGGCGCCCGTACTGATGCTGACGTACAGCCAGGAATCGGAGATCGTCCGAGAAGCCCTCCTCCTGGGCGCGGGCGGCTACCTGGTCCACGGCGAATTCACCCCCGAGGACCTGGTCCGAGCGGTCCGCGACGTCCGCGAGGGCCGGGCCCACTTCACGACGACGGCGGCGAGCGCGCTCCTCGCAGACCTCCGCACCTCTTCGCAACCGCAACGATCTGTGGCACGCTCTCCTGAGCGGGTGCGCAACTCGGTTCTCTTCGGCCTGAGTTCGAGGGAGGTGGAGATCATGGATCTGATCGCGTCCGGGATGAGCAACCAGCAGATCGCGGCCACCTGCTTCATCAGCGAGAAGACGGTCAAGAACCACATCAACCGCATCTTCGCGAAGCTCCAGAGCACGAGCCGCAGCGAGGCGATAGCCCGCTGGCTGGGAACGGCCCGTCCAGGGGTGAGCGGCCATGGGTAG
- a CDS encoding sensor histidine kinase, whose product MAVLHIPLAGSAARSRAKRTDRPSFTLQANALQALCRRVFAFRMVVIGLGAPLALGRTVRGGPTYLVGGAVLLTFMLSYVLFRDWERFGPLLLRHRWLLAPDMAFCGLLLVTATPDSPLGLAVLCTPLLAGLVHGWRGSAVYAALAAALVVAVGGGGLTLPVLCLLAGAAGASVRDLLFRFGSASQALTETRARLAAAEAVRAERDHLAREMHDSVSKTLHGLALAADALARTTDPAALRRQACFLSGAARAAAAESRALLTDLRGDAEAPGVSLPEELRRLVGADAELRTTGALPVVAPGVAHHLLSITSEALENARRHAGASRVLVSAAVDGRDLTLTVEDDGCGLPPDALRTAVRGGRFGLLGMTERAASIGARLRIGVRPSGPGTLVRLDLRLAALNPEGSP is encoded by the coding sequence ATGGCGGTCCTCCACATCCCCCTGGCCGGCTCGGCGGCGCGGAGCAGGGCGAAGCGCACGGACAGGCCCTCGTTCACCCTCCAGGCGAACGCCCTCCAGGCCCTGTGCCGCCGGGTGTTCGCGTTCCGGATGGTGGTGATCGGCCTGGGCGCGCCGCTGGCACTGGGGCGCACCGTCCGCGGCGGGCCGACGTACCTCGTGGGCGGCGCGGTCCTGCTCACCTTCATGCTCTCGTACGTGCTCTTCCGCGACTGGGAGCGCTTCGGGCCGCTGCTGCTGCGCCACCGCTGGCTGCTGGCCCCGGACATGGCGTTCTGCGGGCTGCTGCTGGTCACGGCGACACCGGACTCGCCCCTCGGCCTCGCCGTGCTCTGCACACCGCTGCTGGCCGGGCTGGTCCACGGCTGGCGCGGCTCGGCGGTCTACGCGGCGCTGGCGGCGGCCCTCGTGGTGGCCGTCGGCGGCGGCGGGCTGACCCTGCCGGTGCTGTGCCTCCTGGCGGGCGCGGCCGGCGCCTCGGTGCGGGACCTGCTCTTCCGCTTCGGCTCGGCGAGCCAGGCCCTGACGGAGACGCGGGCCCGGCTGGCGGCGGCCGAGGCGGTGCGCGCCGAACGGGACCACCTGGCCCGCGAGATGCACGACTCGGTGTCGAAGACCCTGCACGGCCTGGCCCTGGCGGCGGACGCCCTCGCCCGCACCACGGACCCGGCGGCCCTGCGCCGCCAGGCCTGCTTCCTGTCCGGCGCGGCCCGGGCGGCGGCGGCGGAATCCCGCGCACTGCTGACGGACCTGCGGGGCGACGCGGAGGCGCCGGGGGTCTCGCTGCCCGAGGAACTGCGCCGCCTGGTCGGCGCGGACGCGGAGCTCCGTACGACGGGAGCCCTCCCGGTGGTTGCGCCCGGGGTGGCGCACCACCTGCTGTCCATCACCTCGGAGGCCTTGGAGAACGCCCGCCGCCACGCGGGAGCCTCGCGCGTGCTGGTCTCGGCGGCGGTGGACGGGAGGGACCTCACCCTGACCGTCGAGGACGACGGCTGCGGCCTCCCGCCGGACGCCCTGCGGACCGCCGTCCGCGGGGGCCGCTTCGGGCTGCTCGGCATGACGGAACGCGCGGCGTCGATCGGCGCCCGGCTCCGGATCGGCGTCCGGCCGTCCGGCCCCGGGACCCTGGTCCGCCTGGACCTCCGGCTCGCGGCCCTGAACCCGGAGGGGAGCCCGTGA
- a CDS encoding DUF5936 domain-containing protein, producing MTALLLALLLGVSVFGAFHGIRLYRAETKLPSDLALALEVGATRTTAVGSAVDRLGIRWAPLVLRLMGPNRVARKRRQIDLAGNPAGLTIDRYAARRAVYGFLGALGAFSMLINGQLVPALLMVAFGLFWIEVGLWSAIRVRRDHIERTLPDFLDVLAVVVSAGLGFRQALERVAAKYEGPWSDEIRITLQQMDMGVSRRQAFDELRARNDSEQVAQFVTALQQGEELGSPIVETLIAIAEDMRRTDAQNARRRAARAVPKATFAVTMFMLPGTLILLVCGFVYGADVDFGAMLGGG from the coding sequence ATGACGGCTCTGCTGCTGGCCCTGCTGCTGGGGGTGTCGGTCTTCGGCGCCTTCCACGGCATCCGCCTCTACCGCGCCGAGACGAAACTGCCGAGCGACCTCGCCCTGGCCCTGGAAGTCGGCGCCACCCGTACGACGGCCGTCGGCTCGGCCGTCGACCGGCTCGGCATCCGCTGGGCACCGCTCGTCCTGCGCCTGATGGGCCCGAACCGGGTCGCCCGCAAGCGCCGCCAGATCGACCTGGCGGGCAACCCGGCCGGCCTGACCATCGACCGGTACGCGGCACGCCGTGCGGTGTACGGGTTCCTGGGCGCACTCGGCGCCTTCTCGATGCTGATCAACGGCCAGCTCGTACCGGCCCTGCTGATGGTCGCCTTCGGCCTGTTCTGGATCGAGGTCGGCCTGTGGTCGGCGATCCGGGTCCGCCGCGACCACATCGAGCGGACCCTGCCGGACTTCCTGGACGTGCTGGCGGTCGTCGTGAGCGCGGGGCTCGGCTTCCGGCAGGCACTGGAGCGGGTGGCCGCCAAGTACGAGGGCCCCTGGTCCGACGAGATCCGGATCACCCTGCAGCAGATGGACATGGGCGTCAGCCGCCGCCAGGCCTTCGACGAGCTGCGCGCGCGCAACGATTCCGAGCAGGTGGCGCAGTTCGTGACCGCGCTCCAGCAGGGTGAGGAGCTGGGCTCGCCGATCGTGGAGACGCTGATCGCGATCGCCGAGGACATGCGCCGTACGGACGCCCAGAACGCCCGGCGCCGGGCCGCCCGGGCCGTCCCGAAGGCCACGTTCGCGGTGACGATGTTCATGCTGCCGGGCACGCTGATCCTGCTGGTCTGCGGCTTCGTGTACGGCGCGGACGTCGACTTCGGCGCGATGCTCGGGGGCGGGTGA
- a CDS encoding type II secretion system F family protein, translated as MNPLVLLTLGATLLACVLVVAGVHAYAAGRAQRAALIERLATDGAPEPAGRRRRFPGVDRRLRRTALGRRIEVKLAVTGLDLTPGEFFVYMLMSVAGVWLVAASFLAPFFGPVAGLIGLWAADAFLNWQRARRTERFINQLPELARILANATQAGLALRTAIAIAAEELEAPAGEELARVADRLAVGHSIEESLGEIAERLPSRELVVLVSTLVLSARAGGAIVGSLRNLTVTLEQRKETRREIRTQLSQVTVTAYLVPAIGLGSLLLVNVMMPGALDRMTGAFIGQTAVLVAIGLFTLGFVLIRRLSKIDV; from the coding sequence GTGAACCCACTCGTCCTCCTCACCCTCGGCGCCACGCTGCTGGCCTGCGTCCTCGTGGTCGCGGGCGTCCACGCGTACGCCGCCGGCCGCGCCCAGCGCGCCGCCCTCATCGAACGCCTTGCCACGGACGGCGCACCCGAGCCGGCGGGCCGCAGGCGCCGCTTCCCCGGCGTGGACCGGCGCCTGCGCAGGACCGCGCTGGGCAGGCGGATCGAGGTGAAGCTGGCCGTGACCGGCCTGGACCTCACCCCCGGCGAGTTCTTCGTCTACATGCTGATGTCCGTCGCCGGGGTGTGGCTCGTCGCGGCGAGCTTCCTCGCCCCGTTCTTCGGCCCGGTGGCCGGCCTGATCGGCCTGTGGGCCGCGGACGCCTTCCTCAACTGGCAGCGGGCGCGCCGTACCGAGCGGTTCATCAACCAGCTCCCCGAACTCGCCCGCATCCTCGCCAACGCCACCCAGGCCGGGCTGGCCCTGCGTACGGCCATCGCCATAGCGGCGGAGGAGCTGGAGGCCCCGGCGGGCGAGGAGCTCGCGCGCGTCGCCGACCGGCTCGCCGTCGGCCACTCCATCGAGGAGTCCCTCGGCGAGATCGCCGAACGGCTCCCCTCCCGGGAACTGGTCGTCCTCGTCTCCACGCTCGTCCTGTCCGCGCGCGCGGGCGGCGCCATCGTCGGCAGCCTGCGCAACCTCACGGTGACGCTGGAGCAGCGCAAGGAGACGCGGCGCGAGATCCGCACCCAGCTCTCCCAGGTGACGGTGACGGCCTACCTGGTCCCGGCGATCGGACTCGGCTCGCTGCTGTTGGTGAACGTGATGATGCCGGGTGCGCTGGACCGGATGACCGGCGCGTTCATCGGCCAGACGGCGGTGCTGGTGGCGATCGGGCTCTTCACGCTCGGCTTCGTCCTGATCCGCCGCCTCTCGAAGATCGACGTATGA
- a CDS encoding CpaF family protein: protein MSLRSRVNTPDDRHSPREDGRLVSAYRAKLLEEIDLAEMSALAPAERRARLERVLGHIISREGPVLSTVERAQLIRRVVDEALGLGVLEPLLEDASISEIMVNGPDQIFVERAGRVEQLPLRFASHEQLMQTIERIVSTVNRRVDEANPMVDARLPSGERVNVIIPPLSLTGATLTIRRFPRAFTLHEMIGLGSLDEQMLLLLSGLVQAKMNVIVSGATGTGKTTLLNALSGLIPEGERIITIEDSAELQLQQAHVIRLESRPANVEGKGRITIRDLVRNSLRMRPDRIIVGEVRGGETLDMLQAMSTGHDGSLATVHANSAEDALMRLQTLASMSEVEVPFEALQDQINSAVNVVVQLTRFGDGSRRVTEIAILDSHGREPFRITTVCRFAAQPMGADGRVHGYFEYYPLPRRIADRLYMNNQPIPQAFGVALSDDQLATRITRTAL, encoded by the coding sequence ATGAGCCTGCGTTCCCGGGTCAACACCCCCGACGACCGGCACAGTCCCCGCGAGGACGGCCGGCTGGTCTCCGCGTACCGGGCGAAGCTGCTCGAGGAGATCGACCTCGCCGAGATGTCCGCTCTCGCGCCCGCTGAGCGCCGGGCCCGGCTGGAACGCGTACTCGGGCACATCATCAGCCGCGAGGGGCCGGTCCTGTCCACCGTCGAGCGGGCGCAGCTGATCCGCCGGGTCGTGGACGAGGCGCTCGGCCTCGGTGTGCTCGAACCGCTCCTCGAGGACGCCTCGATCTCCGAGATCATGGTCAACGGCCCGGACCAGATCTTCGTCGAGCGCGCCGGGCGGGTGGAGCAGCTGCCGCTGCGCTTCGCCTCGCACGAGCAGCTGATGCAGACCATCGAGCGGATCGTCTCCACCGTCAACCGCCGCGTGGACGAGGCCAATCCGATGGTCGACGCCCGCCTGCCCAGCGGCGAGCGCGTCAACGTGATCATCCCGCCGCTGTCCCTGACCGGGGCCACCCTCACGATCCGCCGCTTCCCGCGCGCGTTCACCCTGCACGAGATGATCGGCCTCGGCTCGCTGGACGAGCAGATGCTCCTGCTCCTGTCCGGCCTGGTCCAGGCGAAGATGAACGTCATCGTGTCGGGGGCCACCGGCACCGGGAAGACCACGCTCCTCAACGCCCTCTCCGGCCTGATCCCCGAGGGCGAGCGGATCATCACCATCGAGGACTCGGCGGAGCTCCAGCTCCAGCAGGCGCACGTCATCCGCCTCGAATCCCGCCCGGCGAACGTGGAGGGCAAGGGCCGGATCACCATCCGCGACCTCGTACGCAACTCCCTGCGCATGCGCCCCGACCGCATCATCGTCGGCGAGGTCCGCGGCGGCGAGACGCTCGACATGCTCCAGGCGATGTCGACCGGCCACGACGGCTCCCTGGCCACCGTCCACGCGAACAGCGCAGAGGACGCCCTGATGCGCCTGCAGACCCTCGCCTCCATGTCCGAGGTGGAGGTCCCCTTCGAGGCCCTCCAGGACCAGATCAACAGCGCCGTGAACGTGGTCGTCCAGCTGACCCGCTTCGGCGACGGCTCGCGCCGCGTCACGGAGATCGCCATCCTCGACTCGCACGGCCGCGAGCCGTTCCGCATCACCACCGTCTGCCGGTTCGCCGCCCAGCCGATGGGCGCCGACGGCCGCGTCCACGGTTACTTCGAGTACTACCCGCTGCCGCGCCGGATCGCGGACCGCCTCTACATGAACAACCAGCCGATCCCGCAGGCCTTCGGGGTCGCCCTGTCCGACGACCAGCTCGCCACCCGCATCACCCGGACCGCCCTGTGA
- a CDS encoding TadE/TadG family type IV pilus assembly protein — MKRDRDRGQVALEYIGFIPILLFVALCGIQLGWVGYVHQQAETAARTAARVEARNPGAGPAAGRAAISSGLDATIDVASGRDAVTAKVSIPIKSIVPGLSVDPARATAIMPNDDPKVTGP, encoded by the coding sequence GTGAAACGAGACCGGGACCGGGGCCAAGTGGCCCTGGAGTACATCGGCTTCATCCCGATCCTGCTCTTCGTCGCCCTGTGCGGGATCCAGCTCGGCTGGGTCGGCTACGTCCACCAGCAGGCCGAGACCGCCGCCCGCACCGCCGCACGCGTGGAGGCCCGCAACCCGGGCGCCGGGCCGGCCGCGGGCAGGGCGGCCATCAGCTCCGGCCTCGACGCGACGATCGACGTGGCCTCAGGGCGTGACGCGGTCACCGCGAAGGTCAGCATCCCGATCAAGTCCATCGTGCCGGGCCTGTCCGTCGACCCGGCCAGGGCAACGGCCATCATGCCCAACGACGACCCGAAGGTGACCGGACCATGA
- a CDS encoding TadE/TadG family type IV pilus assembly protein, which yields MSARRPVRAARGDRGQVAVEFVGMVPLVLLLVAAVWECVLIGYAFSLAGNAADEAARVGAVHGGGACDAAARRHVGGAWNMSVDCGESGDVYKATVKLNLPVFFPGLDIGTPITGEGGSAKEEED from the coding sequence ATGTCCGCGCGCAGACCCGTCCGCGCCGCCCGGGGGGACCGCGGCCAGGTGGCGGTCGAGTTCGTCGGCATGGTGCCGCTGGTCCTGCTGCTCGTGGCGGCGGTGTGGGAGTGCGTACTGATCGGGTACGCCTTCTCCCTGGCGGGCAACGCGGCGGACGAGGCGGCCCGGGTCGGCGCGGTGCACGGGGGCGGGGCGTGCGACGCCGCTGCGCGGCGCCACGTCGGGGGCGCCTGGAACATGAGCGTGGACTGCGGCGAGTCGGGCGACGTGTACAAGGCGACCGTGAAGCTCAACCTCCCGGTCTTCTTCCCGGGACTCGACATCGGCACCCCCATCACGGGCGAGGGCGGCTCCGCGAAGGAAGAGGAGGACTGA
- a CDS encoding AAA family ATPase, protein MTTRILPAAGDPDAARAISTLLSQLPAAEPGPPVPDSTTLLDTLGRLAAESIDELPEVVLVHERIGPVPALDLIREVALRFPAVGVVLVSSDAGPALFSAAMDSGARGLIGLPLAYEELAARVQAAAQWSVGVRRHLGRGADVFTGPGGKVVTVTGAKGGVGTTFTAVQFALAAAAAGRRTALVDMDLQAGDVGSYLDVQFRRSIADLAGIHDISPRVLQDAVYDDRTGLALLLAPADGERGEEVDERAARHIVGALRSRYELVVIDCGTQVTGANAAAVEMADVAVLVTTPDVVSVRAAKRLVRMWERLQVRKAEDTAMVVNRWSKHTEIQPALIEKITKTRATRTPVPAAFKELQAVVDAGRVQDLDNRSSVKQALWTLAGELGLLAPPSTAEPAAAAPGTPGAALAVRAPGPVARLRGGDRGAAGPWLRRGREG, encoded by the coding sequence ATGACCACCCGAATCCTCCCCGCGGCCGGCGACCCCGACGCCGCCCGCGCCATCTCCACCCTCCTCAGCCAGCTCCCGGCCGCCGAGCCGGGTCCCCCGGTCCCCGACTCCACCACCCTGCTGGACACCCTGGGGCGGCTGGCCGCCGAGTCCATCGACGAACTGCCCGAAGTGGTCCTCGTCCACGAGCGGATCGGCCCGGTGCCCGCCCTCGACCTCATCCGCGAGGTCGCGCTCCGCTTCCCGGCGGTGGGGGTGGTGCTGGTCTCCTCGGACGCAGGCCCGGCGCTGTTCTCCGCCGCCATGGACTCGGGGGCCCGCGGTCTGATCGGGCTGCCGCTCGCGTACGAGGAACTCGCCGCCCGCGTCCAGGCCGCCGCCCAGTGGTCCGTGGGCGTACGCCGCCACCTGGGCCGGGGGGCCGACGTGTTCACCGGCCCCGGCGGCAAGGTGGTCACCGTCACCGGGGCCAAGGGCGGCGTCGGCACCACGTTCACCGCCGTCCAGTTCGCACTGGCCGCGGCCGCCGCAGGGCGGCGCACCGCCCTGGTCGACATGGACCTCCAGGCCGGCGACGTCGGCTCGTACCTCGACGTGCAGTTCCGGCGCTCCATCGCCGACCTCGCGGGCATCCACGACATCTCGCCGCGGGTGCTCCAGGACGCGGTGTACGACGACCGGACCGGGCTGGCGCTGCTGCTGGCCCCGGCCGACGGCGAGCGGGGCGAGGAGGTCGACGAACGCGCCGCCCGGCACATCGTCGGCGCCCTGCGCAGCCGGTACGAGCTCGTCGTCATCGACTGCGGCACCCAGGTGACCGGCGCCAACGCGGCGGCGGTGGAGATGGCGGACGTGGCGGTCCTGGTCACCACCCCGGACGTGGTCTCCGTACGGGCGGCGAAGCGGCTGGTCCGGATGTGGGAGCGGCTCCAGGTCCGCAAGGCGGAGGACACCGCGATGGTGGTCAACCGCTGGAGCAAGCACACGGAGATCCAGCCCGCGCTCATCGAGAAGATCACGAAGACCCGGGCCACCCGGACCCCGGTGCCTGCGGCCTTCAAGGAGCTCCAGGCGGTCGTGGACGCGGGACGGGTGCAGGACCTCGACAACCGCTCCAGCGTGAAGCAGGCGCTGTGGACGCTGGCGGGCGAACTCGGCCTGCTGGCACCCCCGTCCACGGCAGAGCCCGCAGCCGCCGCCCCCGGAACCCCGGGCGCGGCCCTGGCCGTACGGGCCCCCGGCCCGGTGGCCCGCCTGCGGGGCGGCGACCGGGGCGCGGCGGGCCCCTGGCTGCGCCGCGGCCGGGAGGGCTGA
- the cpaB gene encoding Flp pilus assembly protein CpaB, whose protein sequence is MNSRQRRGVILLLLSVLCALAAFGGVLVVIGDVNSKVGAEVVAYRAKGDIAPYSPLSAGQFEEVSIPKRWLSDTAVTDLGQLKDKITLTTLRKGSLLQAGMFVDKPQLQPGEQEIAIMIDAATGVAGKIYSGAKVNIIATFKGAKDTEPSRSVIIVANARVLNVGKLTALDKDGDKKGPAEAVPITFALNTKDTQRVAYAESFAEHVRLALVAPGTDSAPGAGDRTYTLDGDK, encoded by the coding sequence ATGAACTCACGCCAGCGCCGCGGCGTCATCCTGCTGCTCCTGTCGGTCCTGTGCGCCCTCGCAGCGTTCGGCGGGGTCCTCGTGGTGATCGGCGACGTCAATTCCAAGGTCGGGGCCGAGGTCGTCGCCTACCGCGCCAAGGGCGACATCGCGCCGTACAGCCCGCTGTCGGCGGGCCAGTTCGAGGAAGTCTCGATCCCCAAGCGCTGGCTGTCCGACACCGCCGTCACCGACCTCGGGCAGCTCAAGGACAAGATCACCCTCACCACCCTGCGCAAGGGCTCACTGCTCCAGGCGGGCATGTTCGTCGACAAACCGCAGCTCCAGCCGGGGGAGCAGGAGATCGCGATCATGATCGACGCGGCGACCGGCGTGGCCGGCAAGATCTACTCCGGCGCCAAGGTCAACATCATCGCCACCTTCAAGGGCGCCAAGGACACCGAGCCCTCGCGGTCGGTGATCATCGTGGCCAACGCGCGCGTCCTGAACGTCGGCAAGCTCACCGCCCTCGACAAGGACGGCGACAAGAAGGGCCCCGCCGAAGCGGTCCCGATCACCTTCGCCCTCAACACCAAGGACACCCAGCGCGTCGCGTACGCCGAGTCCTTTGCGGAGCACGTACGCCTGGCGCTGGTGGCCCCCGGCACCGACTCCGCGCCCGGTGCGGGCGACCGTACGTACACCCTCGACGGGGACAAGTGA
- a CDS encoding chitinase, whose amino-acid sequence MNRIRSLALLGAATLAAGGLTALATGSAHAADVNVARNGGFESGLADWTCSSGSGAVVSSPVYAGAGALKGTPAGQDNAQCSQTVTVKPNSTYTISEQVQGSYVYLGATGTGTQDVSTWTPGSGGGWQKLSTTFTTGPSTTRVTVWTHGWYGQPAYVVDDFSVFGPDGGGGTDPGPSVPGAPGGTAVSGQSANGLTLSWNAVSGATGYYVYQDGVRVKTVSGPPAQITGLAAATSYSFQVSAYNAAGEGPKSAAVTGTTTGGGNPNPNPSVPKHALTGYWQNFNNGATVQKISDVSSQYDIIAVSFADATTTPGAIAFNLDSAGLGGYTVAQFKADIAAKKAAGKSVILSIGGEKGTISVNDSASANNLANSAYALMQEYGFSGIDIDLENGLNPTYMTQALRSLSAKAGSSLVITMAPQTIDMQSTAGGYFKTALNIKDILTVVNMQYYNSGSMNGCDGKVYSQGSVDFLTALACIQLEGGLDPSQVGIGVPASPSGAGSGYVSPTIVNNALDCLARGTNCGSFKPSKTYPGLRGAMTWSTNWDAKAGSAWSNSVAPKVHGLP is encoded by the coding sequence GTGAACCGCATACGCTCGCTCGCCCTCCTGGGCGCCGCCACCCTTGCCGCCGGGGGCCTGACCGCCCTCGCCACCGGTTCCGCGCATGCCGCCGACGTCAACGTCGCCCGCAACGGAGGCTTCGAGTCCGGGCTCGCCGACTGGACCTGCAGCTCCGGGAGCGGCGCCGTCGTGTCCTCACCGGTGTACGCCGGGGCCGGCGCCCTCAAGGGAACCCCGGCGGGCCAGGACAACGCGCAGTGCAGTCAGACCGTCACGGTCAAGCCGAACTCGACGTACACGATCAGCGAGCAGGTGCAGGGCTCGTACGTGTACCTCGGCGCGACCGGGACCGGCACGCAGGACGTGTCCACCTGGACCCCCGGCTCGGGCGGCGGCTGGCAGAAGCTGTCGACCACCTTCACCACGGGCCCGAGCACCACCCGGGTCACCGTGTGGACGCACGGCTGGTACGGGCAGCCCGCGTACGTCGTCGACGACTTCAGCGTCTTCGGCCCGGACGGGGGCGGCGGCACCGACCCCGGCCCGTCCGTCCCCGGCGCCCCGGGCGGGACCGCCGTTTCCGGCCAGAGCGCGAACGGGCTCACCCTTTCGTGGAACGCGGTCAGCGGGGCGACCGGCTATTACGTGTATCAGGACGGTGTCCGGGTCAAGACCGTGTCCGGCCCCCCCGCGCAGATCACCGGGCTCGCCGCCGCCACCTCGTACTCCTTCCAGGTGAGCGCGTACAACGCGGCCGGCGAGGGCCCGAAGTCGGCGGCGGTGACCGGTACGACGACCGGCGGCGGGAACCCGAACCCGAACCCCTCGGTCCCCAAGCACGCGCTGACCGGCTACTGGCAGAACTTCAACAACGGCGCGACCGTCCAGAAGATCTCGGACGTCTCGTCCCAGTACGACATCATCGCCGTCTCCTTCGCCGACGCCACGACCACGCCCGGGGCCATCGCCTTCAACCTCGACTCGGCCGGTCTCGGCGGGTACACGGTCGCGCAGTTCAAGGCGGACATCGCCGCGAAGAAGGCGGCCGGCAAGTCCGTCATCCTCTCCATCGGCGGCGAGAAGGGCACCATCTCGGTCAACGACTCCGCCTCCGCGAACAACCTGGCGAACTCGGCGTACGCGCTGATGCAGGAGTACGGCTTCAGCGGGATCGACATCGACCTGGAGAACGGGCTCAACCCGACCTACATGACGCAGGCGCTGCGCTCGCTGTCCGCCAAGGCCGGCTCCTCGCTCGTCATCACGATGGCCCCGCAGACCATCGACATGCAGTCGACGGCGGGCGGCTACTTCAAGACGGCGCTGAACATCAAGGACATCCTCACCGTCGTCAACATGCAGTACTACAACAGCGGCTCGATGAACGGCTGCGACGGCAAGGTCTACTCCCAGGGCTCGGTGGACTTCCTCACCGCGCTGGCCTGCATCCAGCTCGAGGGCGGGCTCGACCCCTCGCAGGTGGGCATCGGCGTGCCGGCCTCGCCGAGCGGCGCGGGCAGCGGGTACGTCTCCCCCACCATCGTGAACAACGCCCTGGACTGCCTGGCCAGGGGCACGAACTGCGGATCCTTCAAGCCCTCGAAGACCTACCCGGGGCTGCGCGGCGCGATGACCTGGTCGACCAACTGGGACGCCAAGGCGGGGAGCGCTTGGTCCAACTCGGTGGCTCCGAAGGTTCACGGCCTGCCCTAG